DNA from Chitinophagaceae bacterium:
TATTTAAAAAAATTTGTGATACTGTTATAGGGAGTAGTCCGTTATTAAGTGCGTTATTTTTAAATATGTCTGCAAAGAAACTGCTTACGACTGCTTTAAATCCTGCATCGTAAATTGCCCATGCAGCATGTTCCCGACTGGAGCCACATCCAAAATTTTTTCCTGCTACTAAAATAGACCCTTTATATTTGATGTCGTTCAATATAAAATCTTTTTTGGGGGTTCCATCGTTATTATATCTCCAATCACAGAATAATTTTTCTCCGAATCCTTCCCGTTTAGTAGATTTCAAAAATCGAGCAGGTATTATTTGATCAGTATCTATATTCTCTATAGATACTGGTATTGCGGTAGATGTAAAGTTTATAAATTTTTGCATTTTTTTACTGTTTAGAAATGTCTTGGATCATATCTTTTGTATTGTTTATATACGGAAAGATTTAATTTATATTTAATAACTAGCTCATGATTACTTTTTATAAAAGAGGAGAGTTTATCAAAGTAAAAATCATAAGAGTATCCGGCTACTATGGCATCGCCTAAGTTGAGTTGTGTTATAAGAGATATGCTATTTGAGCTTTTGTATGAGGTTCCAAAATAAATAAAATCATCTACGATAAACATAAAGTTTAAGTTGTATCCAAAAGTATTTCCTTCTGCGAGAAATAAAAGTGCAGAAGGATGGATTTTTATATATCTATGTATAGGTGTTACTATTCCTGATGTAAAGTAGTAATATCTCGGATCGTCAGCAATCAGGGCTGTATTTGTGAGGTTAAAGGTGCTATTTTTTAGAATGTAAGGAACGGATATTCCCGCATAAAAATTATCATTATAATAATAGATCCCGAGTCCAAAATTAGGTTTGAGAGCGTATGTATTTTGAATAACGGGGTCATTTATATCCTTAGCTATGAGTTCTGTGTAGTTAGAGTTTCCATAAATGATGCCTGTTTGCATTCCAAATGATAGTATTCCTTTTGGAATTCTTATTTTATAAGCATACATTCCTAGTATTTCATAAATGTTGTGAATACTCAAATTAGATCTATTAAACATTGCGCCTACTCCTATTCTATTTTTATAAAGAGGAGATTGTACAAAGAGTGATTGAAAGGAACTGATATTATGCGCCGTAAATGGAATTCCTTTATTTATGAGTGTGGTAGTGAATCCACCTGTTGTTCCCGCATATGCGGGATTTAAAACAAGTCCATGAAACATATATTGAGTAATGACTTGTTGGTGCTGTGCTTTTCCGTTTTGAAAAGAGAATATAAAAGCTACAAAAAGAATATAAGAGTAATGTTTTATTTTCATTCTTTGTTTTTTTAGTTTTGGTAGATTTTAAAAATTATTTTTATATACCTTAATTTTTAATATTTGCTAATATAAAAATAATTTGTAAACTTAATTACATATTTTAAAACACATCAAAAATAAATTTTGAAAGTGGATTAATTTATTTTTTTTTAGAAATAAAAGAGATATAGATATCATTTTTTATATTTTCATAGTTTTCTCATAATAAATTGAAAAATAAAGATAAAAATTGCATTTTTTAATCAAATAAAAATAATAAATACAATTTATTTTTAAAAAAAAAGTATTATGTCAAAAATCATATACAATATTTTATATATATATTTAAGTAATATATGTTGATTTTAAATACAAGTATAGATTTATATAGTTTAGTTTAATTAATTTTTTTAATACATTTTTTAATGAAAGAAGGAATAGTAAAGTTTTTCAATGAATCTAAAGGATTTGGATTCATAAAAGAGTCGGGGTCAAGTAAAGAGCATTTTGTTCATATCTCAGGATTAATAGATTCTCCTATAAGAGAAGATGACGAAGTAACTTTTGATCTCATAGAAGGAAAAAGAGGACTCAATGCAGTTAACGTTCGTTTATCTAAATAAATAATCTTTGACTTTTGAGGAGCAGTTGGGGGGCAACTCCTGACTGCTTTTTTGTTTTAGTAGGGGTCTACATCAAATACTATTTTTGTATTTTTGTATTTGTTGTTATATTGGAGTTCTAATGCGATGTTTTTCAAAAAAGATTTTATTGTTGTTGATGGGTGTTTTTTTTCTATTTTTATAAAAAGTTCTTGTCTAAATTTATTTTTTATTTTTGAAATGATTGGTTCTTGTGGTCCGAGTATATTTTCGGGTGATATTTTGTTTTTTATTTGTTCTGTAAAAAAAAATGATGATTCTTGAGCAGTTTTTTTTTCTGTATGGAGAAAAGATATTTTTATGAGGCGGACAATTGGTGGGAATCTGTAAATTTTTCGTTGGATTATTTCTTTCTTATAGAAATTTTGATAGTCATTATTTTTTATTTGCTGAAAGAGATGTAATTGTGGATTGTATGTTTGAATATATACTTGTCCGGATTGTGATTTTCTGCCGGCTCTTCCGCTGACTTGGGTTATTATTTGAAACGCTT
Protein-coding regions in this window:
- the leuD gene encoding 3-isopropylmalate dehydratase small subunit codes for the protein MQKFINFTSTAIPVSIENIDTDQIIPARFLKSTKREGFGEKLFCDWRYNNDGTPKKDFILNDIKYKGSILVAGKNFGCGSSREHAAWAIYDAGFKAVVSSFFADIFKNNALNNGLLPITVSQIFLNTLFQEIEKNPQITITIDINNQKIICNTSQKMNELFEINPYYKTCIINGYNNIDYLLSIQDKIITFEKKQPFKLNNQS
- a CDS encoding PorP/SprF family type IX secretion system membrane protein encodes the protein MKIKHYSYILFVAFIFSFQNGKAQHQQVITQYMFHGLVLNPAYAGTTGGFTTTLINKGIPFTAHNISSFQSLFVQSPLYKNRIGVGAMFNRSNLSIHNIYEILGMYAYKIRIPKGILSFGMQTGIIYGNSNYTELIAKDINDPVIQNTYALKPNFGLGIYYYNDNFYAGISVPYILKNSTFNLTNTALIADDPRYYYFTSGIVTPIHRYIKIHPSALLFLAEGNTFGYNLNFMFIVDDFIYFGTSYKSSNSISLITQLNLGDAIVAGYSYDFYFDKLSSFIKSNHELVIKYKLNLSVYKQYKRYDPRHF
- a CDS encoding cold shock domain-containing protein, which translates into the protein MKEGIVKFFNESKGFGFIKESGSSKEHFVHISGLIDSPIREDDEVTFDLIEGKRGLNAVNVRLSK